Proteins from a genomic interval of Haemophilus parainfluenzae T3T1:
- a CDS encoding DUF1919 domain-containing protein, whose protein sequence is MSLFSKFRSAINKLQRKAINKTFQQRLTNQGMSVISANCVGAFILHDLNQPFNSPFVNLYLDPSDFVRYLQNIAFYQAQPLQFIQTEKPYPVGLLGDLKVHFMHYHSEQEAQEKWEARSQRLNLDNLFIMMTDKDGGKGAKYEDLQAFDNLPYPNKVVFTHKPYPELKSAFYIKGFENEGEVGDLFTFSGWNGEKYYDQFDYVSWFNQK, encoded by the coding sequence ATGAGTTTGTTTTCTAAATTTAGAAGTGCCATCAATAAATTACAACGGAAAGCGATTAACAAAACCTTCCAACAACGGTTAACCAACCAAGGCATGTCAGTAATTTCGGCAAACTGTGTCGGTGCATTTATTTTGCACGACCTCAATCAGCCTTTTAATTCTCCGTTTGTTAACCTTTATTTAGACCCAAGCGATTTTGTTCGCTATCTACAGAACATCGCATTCTATCAAGCACAACCGCTTCAATTTATACAAACAGAAAAACCATATCCCGTTGGTCTATTAGGTGATCTTAAAGTACACTTTATGCACTACCACTCTGAACAAGAAGCTCAGGAAAAATGGGAAGCTCGCTCACAACGTTTAAACCTCGATAACTTGTTTATTATGATGACAGATAAAGATGGTGGAAAAGGTGCAAAATATGAAGACTTGCAAGCCTTCGATAACTTGCCTTATCCAAACAAAGTCGTCTTTACCCACAAGCCATATCCTGAATTAAAATCCGCTTTCTACATTAAAGGCTTTGAAAACGAAGGCGAAGTGGGCGATTTATTTACTTTTTCCGGTTGGAATGGCGAAAAATATTACGATCAGTTTGATTACGTCAGCTGGTTCAATCAAAAATAA
- a CDS encoding phosphatase PAP2 family protein has protein sequence MFKRLSLYTLFLCLVPFFVWGFAYHWHGNNQLMEWDYWLYLLTETGSVPYALITCGVFALLFRFLFENRKQWIMGVIVMGLSVLSTQVIKTGLKTVFAEPRPFTVYLAEKTESTTDAFYHQDRSERAKLVDKFYSTQADTPAWLKAHYEDETGYSFPSGHSIFAATWLMLAVGFSQLLGKRSFKAELLIGAMTIWGVLMLISRVRLGMHYPIDLFVAIVSAWIVHLIIFGFLQKKGLFNNK, from the coding sequence ATGTTTAAAAGGCTGTCATTATATACGTTATTCCTTTGTCTTGTACCATTTTTTGTTTGGGGTTTTGCTTATCATTGGCATGGAAACAACCAATTAATGGAATGGGATTATTGGCTTTATCTTTTAACCGAAACCGGTAGCGTGCCTTATGCTTTAATTACCTGTGGTGTGTTTGCTTTACTTTTCCGTTTTCTTTTTGAAAATCGTAAACAGTGGATTATGGGCGTGATTGTAATGGGCCTGTCGGTATTATCTACACAAGTAATTAAAACAGGTTTAAAAACGGTTTTTGCCGAGCCGCGTCCTTTCACTGTCTATTTAGCAGAAAAAACAGAAAGTACGACGGATGCTTTTTATCATCAAGATCGTTCAGAACGTGCAAAATTAGTGGATAAATTTTATTCTACACAAGCCGATACGCCAGCCTGGTTAAAAGCCCATTATGAAGATGAAACGGGTTATTCTTTCCCATCAGGACATTCTATTTTTGCCGCCACTTGGCTAATGTTAGCCGTTGGATTTAGTCAATTATTAGGGAAGCGTTCTTTTAAAGCGGAATTACTGATTGGAGCCATGACCATTTGGGGGGTATTAATGTTAATTAGTCGTGTACGCCTTGGAATGCATTATCCTATCGATTTATTTGTGGCGATAGTTTCGGCATGGATTGTTCATTTGATTATTTTTGGTTTCTTACAGAAGAAAGGCTTATTTAACAATAAATAG
- the nagK gene encoding N-acetylglucosamine kinase, with protein MYYGIDIGGTKIELAAFNEKLEKLYTERVPTPQTDYQDWLQAIKVLVERADAHFGEKGTVGLGLPGFVNLTTGLAEVTNIRVADNKPILTDLEKILGREVRAENDANCFALSEAWDEENTQYPSVLGLILGTGFGGGFVINGKIHSGQVGMAGELGHLQLNYHALKLLGWDKAPIYQCGCGNHACLDTYISGRGFEMLYRDLKGEELSAKEIIDRFYAKEESAVDFVRIFVELAAISIGNIITAFDPHMIVLGGGLSNFDYLYEALPKALPPHLMRSAKVPPIKKAKHGDSGGVRGAAALFLKRE; from the coding sequence ATGTATTACGGTATTGATATTGGTGGCACAAAGATTGAATTGGCTGCCTTTAATGAAAAATTAGAAAAACTTTATACTGAGCGCGTGCCAACACCACAGACAGATTATCAAGATTGGTTGCAAGCGATCAAAGTTTTAGTCGAACGTGCGGATGCTCATTTTGGTGAAAAAGGCACGGTAGGTCTTGGGTTGCCAGGATTTGTTAATTTAACGACAGGGCTTGCTGAAGTGACGAATATTCGTGTCGCAGATAATAAGCCCATTTTAACTGATCTTGAAAAAATACTCGGGCGTGAAGTGCGAGCTGAAAATGATGCAAATTGTTTCGCGCTTTCTGAAGCTTGGGACGAAGAGAATACCCAATATCCTTCCGTATTAGGGCTGATTTTAGGCACTGGTTTTGGTGGTGGCTTTGTGATTAACGGCAAAATTCACTCAGGACAAGTGGGGATGGCAGGGGAGTTAGGGCATCTTCAATTAAATTATCATGCCTTAAAATTATTGGGTTGGGATAAAGCCCCTATTTATCAATGTGGTTGTGGTAATCACGCTTGTTTGGATACGTATATTTCAGGTCGCGGTTTTGAAATGTTGTACCGTGACTTAAAAGGCGAGGAATTATCAGCGAAAGAAATTATCGATCGTTTTTATGCGAAAGAGGAAAGTGCGGTTGATTTTGTTCGCATTTTTGTAGAGTTAGCGGCTATTTCTATCGGTAACATTATTACTGCATTTGATCCACATATGATTGTTCTTGGTGGTGGTTTATCGAATTTTGATTATCTCTATGAGGCGTTACCAAAAGCATTGCCACCTCATTTAATGCGTAGTGCAAAAGTGCCACCAATCAAAAAAGCAAAACATGGCGATTCTGGTGGGGTTCGTGGTGCTGCAGCGTTATTTTTAAAACGTGAATAG
- the queC gene encoding 7-cyano-7-deazaguanine synthase QueC, whose amino-acid sequence MNTSNPNHNRKALVIFSGGQDSTTCLIQAIAEYGVENVETVTFQYGQRHAIELEKARWIAQDLGVKQTLIDTSVIKSITHNALMDVNADIEQKDGELPNTFVDGRNALFLLYAAIYAKGQGINDIITGVCETDFSGYPDCRDVFIKSMNVTLNLAMDYPFNLKTPLMYLTKAQTWSLADELGALDYIRQHTHTCYEGVEGGCGECPSCKLRDKGLQEYLATKAKA is encoded by the coding sequence ATGAATACTTCAAATCCTAATCACAATCGTAAAGCCCTTGTGATCTTCTCTGGTGGACAAGATTCCACAACCTGTTTAATTCAAGCCATTGCTGAATATGGCGTGGAAAATGTCGAAACCGTCACCTTTCAATACGGCCAGCGCCATGCCATTGAATTAGAAAAAGCCCGTTGGATCGCTCAGGATCTCGGTGTAAAACAAACGTTGATTGATACGTCTGTTATCAAATCCATTACCCATAATGCCTTAATGGATGTAAACGCTGACATTGAGCAAAAAGACGGGGAATTACCGAATACCTTTGTGGACGGTCGAAATGCACTCTTCTTATTGTATGCCGCGATCTATGCTAAAGGACAAGGTATCAATGACATTATCACGGGTGTATGTGAAACAGATTTCAGTGGCTATCCCGATTGCCGTGATGTGTTTATCAAATCCATGAATGTCACCCTTAATTTAGCCATGGATTATCCTTTCAATTTAAAAACACCGTTAATGTATCTTACCAAAGCACAAACTTGGTCATTAGCCGATGAGTTAGGCGCGTTAGATTATATTCGTCAGCACACTCACACTTGCTACGAAGGTGTTGAAGGAGGTTGTGGGGAATGCCCGAGCTGTAAATTGAGAGATAAAGGTTTGCAGGAATATTTAGCCACAAAAGCAAAAGCTTAG
- a CDS encoding Bcr/CflA family multidrug efflux MFS transporter, protein MSQNIKPTFIFIATLGILSMLPPLGVDMYIPSFLNIAEDLNINSEQVQHTLTFFAYGMAAGQLFWGPFGDSFGRKPIILLGVIIGAITAIILTGIHSIGSFTALRFIQGFFGAAPVVLSGALLRDLFSKDQLSRVMSTITLVFMIAPLVAPVIGGYIVKYFHWHMIFYVIGTMGFLAALLVFFIIPETHKQENRIPLRLNIIARNFMMLSKQKEVLGYMAAASFGFGGLFAFVTAGSIVYIGIYGIPVDEFGYFFMINIAIMTTASYLNGKFVLKLGAETMLRIGIAVQFISGIWLFLTALFDFGFWPMAIGVAFFVGQNPLISSNATASILEKFPTMAGTANSLMGSVRFGVGAVMGSLVASFKMETAAPMLYTMTACVVISALSYYFLTYRNER, encoded by the coding sequence ATGAGCCAAAATATTAAACCTACCTTTATTTTTATCGCCACGCTCGGCATCCTCTCGATGCTACCGCCTTTGGGCGTGGATATGTATATTCCGTCCTTTTTAAATATTGCTGAAGACCTAAATATCAACTCCGAGCAAGTTCAGCACACGCTGACATTCTTTGCTTACGGCATGGCTGCAGGACAATTATTCTGGGGGCCCTTTGGCGATAGTTTTGGTCGTAAACCAATTATTCTGTTAGGTGTCATTATTGGTGCTATCACCGCTATTATTTTAACCGGTATCCATTCTATTGGTAGTTTCACTGCTCTGCGTTTCATTCAAGGTTTCTTTGGTGCAGCACCCGTTGTGCTTTCTGGGGCGTTATTACGGGATTTATTTAGCAAGGATCAACTCTCTCGAGTCATGTCCACCATCACGCTTGTCTTTATGATCGCGCCGCTTGTTGCACCTGTGATTGGCGGATATATTGTGAAGTATTTCCACTGGCACATGATTTTTTATGTGATTGGTACGATGGGATTTCTTGCAGCATTACTCGTCTTTTTCATTATTCCTGAAACCCATAAGCAAGAAAATCGTATTCCACTTCGCCTAAATATCATTGCTCGTAACTTTATGATGCTTTCAAAACAAAAAGAAGTGTTAGGTTATATGGCGGCCGCCTCTTTTGGATTTGGCGGTTTATTTGCTTTCGTCACAGCAGGCTCTATTGTCTATATCGGTATTTATGGCATCCCTGTCGATGAATTCGGTTATTTCTTTATGATCAATATTGCCATCATGACAACGGCTTCTTACCTCAATGGGAAATTTGTATTGAAATTAGGTGCTGAAACCATGTTACGAATTGGTATTGCGGTACAATTCATATCAGGAATTTGGTTATTTTTAACCGCACTTTTTGATTTTGGTTTTTGGCCAATGGCAATTGGTGTAGCCTTTTTTGTCGGTCAAAACCCATTAATCTCATCCAATGCTACCGCCTCTATTCTAGAAAAATTCCCAACGATGGCAGGAACCGCAAATTCATTAATGGGAAGTGTACGTTTTGGTGTCGGCGCAGTGATGGGCTCCTTGGTAGCGAGCTTTAAAATGGAAACCGCTGCACCAATGCTCTATACAATGACAGCTTGCGTGGTTATTTCAGCTCTTTCTTATTACTTCCTGACTTATCGAAATGAACGATAA
- the rsuA gene encoding 16S rRNA pseudouridine(516) synthase RsuA, giving the protein MRLDKFIAENTGLTRSQATKAIRQSAVKINGEIVKNGATKVSLEDEIYFEDELLPWVEEGQYFMLHKPQGYVCSHDDGDYPTIYQFFEPPLSGKLHSAGRLDVDTTGLVLLTDDGQWSHRITSPKHQCEKTYLVTLADPVENHYASACEEGILLRGEKEPTKPAKLEVLDDYNVNLTISEGRYHQVKRMFAALGNKVVALHRWRIGNVELDESLEEGEFRPLTQEEIDNLVK; this is encoded by the coding sequence ATGCGACTAGATAAATTTATTGCTGAGAATACAGGCTTAACCCGTTCACAAGCCACCAAGGCCATTCGCCAAAGTGCGGTCAAAATTAATGGTGAAATTGTGAAAAATGGTGCGACCAAAGTAAGCCTAGAAGATGAAATTTATTTTGAAGATGAATTGTTGCCTTGGGTAGAAGAAGGGCAATATTTTATGTTGCATAAGCCACAAGGCTACGTTTGCTCTCACGATGATGGAGACTACCCAACCATTTATCAGTTCTTTGAACCGCCTCTTTCTGGCAAGTTACACAGCGCTGGACGATTAGATGTGGATACCACCGGGCTCGTGCTATTAACGGATGATGGTCAATGGTCACATCGTATTACTTCACCAAAACATCAATGCGAAAAAACCTATTTAGTCACTTTAGCCGATCCAGTTGAAAACCATTATGCTTCAGCCTGTGAAGAAGGCATTCTGCTACGTGGTGAAAAAGAACCCACTAAGCCGGCGAAATTAGAAGTATTAGATGATTACAACGTTAATTTAACTATCTCTGAAGGACGCTATCATCAGGTGAAACGAATGTTTGCTGCACTTGGTAATAAAGTCGTTGCGCTACACCGTTGGAGAATAGGTAACGTTGAATTAGATGAAAGCTTAGAAGAAGGCGAATTTCGTCCACTCACTCAGGAAGAAATCGACAATTTAGTGAAATAA
- a CDS encoding malic enzyme-like NAD(P)-binding protein: protein MSEQLRQAALDFHEFPIPGKIAVTPTKSLETQHDLALAYSPGVAEPCLEIEKDPSAASRYTARANLVAVISNGTAVLGLGNIGALASKPVMEGKGVLFKKFAGINVFDIEINEHDPDKLIDIIASLEPTFGGINLEDIKAPECFHIEKALRERMGIPVFHDDQHGTAIIVGAAALNGLEIIGKNIADVRLVVNGAGASAIACTNLLRALGFKKENITMCDSKGVIFKGRGDNMDETKQFYAIEDNGWRTLADAVKGADVFLGCSKAGALKPEMVKTMAENPLILALANPVPEITPDEAKAVRPDAIVCTGRSDFPNQVNNVLCFPFLFRGALDVGATEINEEMKLAASRAIAGLAKEPVPLEIIASYGALSFGPDYVIPTPFDPRLLFTVSSAVAKKAMETGVATRPITDWAAYEKQLKALVAA, encoded by the coding sequence ATGAGCGAACAATTACGCCAAGCCGCATTAGATTTTCATGAATTCCCAATTCCGGGGAAAATTGCCGTTACCCCAACCAAATCGCTAGAAACCCAACATGATTTAGCCCTTGCTTATTCTCCAGGTGTTGCAGAGCCTTGTCTCGAAATTGAAAAAGATCCTTCTGCTGCAAGCCGTTATACTGCTCGTGCTAATTTAGTGGCCGTGATTTCAAATGGTACTGCTGTATTAGGTTTAGGAAATATTGGTGCACTTGCCTCAAAACCTGTTATGGAAGGGAAAGGTGTATTGTTCAAAAAATTTGCCGGAATCAATGTATTCGATATTGAAATCAATGAACATGATCCAGATAAATTAATCGATATTATTGCTTCATTAGAACCTACTTTTGGTGGCATTAACCTTGAAGATATCAAAGCACCGGAATGTTTCCACATTGAAAAAGCATTGCGTGAACGTATGGGCATTCCGGTATTCCATGATGACCAACATGGTACAGCTATCATCGTTGGTGCGGCAGCATTAAACGGATTAGAAATTATTGGAAAAAACATTGCAGATGTACGCTTAGTAGTAAATGGTGCAGGTGCTTCTGCTATTGCTTGTACTAACTTGCTTCGTGCATTGGGTTTCAAAAAAGAAAATATCACTATGTGTGACTCTAAAGGTGTGATTTTCAAAGGCCGTGGCGATAACATGGATGAAACCAAACAATTCTACGCCATTGAAGATAATGGTTGGCGCACATTAGCGGATGCCGTTAAGGGAGCCGATGTGTTCTTAGGTTGCTCTAAAGCAGGTGCATTAAAACCTGAAATGGTGAAAACCATGGCAGAAAATCCATTAATCTTAGCATTGGCTAACCCAGTACCTGAAATTACCCCAGATGAAGCGAAAGCAGTACGTCCGGATGCGATTGTTTGTACTGGTCGTTCAGACTTTCCAAACCAAGTTAATAATGTGCTTTGTTTCCCATTCTTATTCCGTGGTGCTTTAGATGTGGGTGCAACAGAGATTAATGAAGAAATGAAATTAGCGGCTTCTCGTGCAATTGCAGGTTTGGCGAAAGAACCGGTGCCGTTAGAAATTATTGCAAGTTATGGTGCGTTATCATTTGGTCCAGATTATGTGATTCCAACTCCGTTTGATCCTCGTTTATTGTTTACTGTCTCTTCTGCGGTAGCGAAAAAAGCGATGGAAACAGGCGTTGCAACGCGACCAATCACAGACTGGGCAGCTTATGAAAAACAATTAAAAGCATTAGTTGCAGCATAA
- the parE gene encoding DNA topoisomerase IV subunit B: protein MTTNYSAQEITVLKDLEPVQIRPGMYTDTTRPNHLAQEVIDNSVDEALAGFATKVEVILHADQSLEVIDNGRGMPVDIHPTEGVSGVEVILTKLHAGGKFSNKNYEFAGGLHGVGISVVNALSERVDIQVKRNGEVYKIAFENGVKVEELEVIGTCGRRTTGTTVHFKPNPKYFDSKNFSVSRLRHLLRAKAVLCSGLEIKFVDKVNNTEDVWCYQDGLSDYLTEAVNGFETLPEKPFVGEFKGSTEAVSWALLWLPEGGELIAESYVNLIPTVQGGTHVNGLRQGLLNAMTEYCEFRNKLPRGVKLTADDIWDRCAYILSLKMQDAQFAGQTKERLSSRQSAVFVAGVLKDAFSLWLNQNVQDADRLAEMAISSAQRRLNAAKKVVRKKLVSGPALPGKLADCASQNLEKTELFLVEGDSAGGSAKQARDREYQAILPLRGKILNTWEVASDQVLGSTEIHDIAVALGIDPDNEDLSQLRYGKVCILADADSDGLHIATLLCALFLRHFPKLVQDGHVYVAMPPLYRIDLGKEVFYALDESEKEAILERLKGKKGTLNVQRFKGLGEMDPSQLRETTMDPNTRRLVQLTYELGEDQGAETLELMDMLLAKKRAEDRKNWLQTNGDQVDLAV, encoded by the coding sequence ATGACTACAAATTATTCTGCTCAAGAAATTACGGTTCTGAAAGATCTCGAACCGGTGCAAATTCGCCCCGGCATGTACACGGACACCACCCGTCCAAATCATCTTGCACAAGAAGTTATTGATAACAGTGTGGATGAAGCCCTTGCAGGTTTTGCCACCAAAGTTGAAGTGATTTTACACGCTGATCAATCGCTTGAAGTCATTGATAATGGCCGCGGAATGCCTGTGGATATTCACCCAACTGAAGGCGTTTCTGGTGTCGAAGTGATCTTAACCAAACTTCATGCTGGCGGTAAGTTCTCGAATAAAAACTATGAATTTGCCGGTGGTTTACACGGGGTGGGGATTTCTGTCGTCAATGCCCTTTCAGAACGCGTTGATATTCAAGTCAAACGTAATGGCGAAGTATATAAAATTGCCTTTGAAAATGGCGTAAAAGTAGAAGAATTGGAAGTCATCGGGACTTGTGGCAGACGTACAACCGGCACCACCGTTCACTTCAAACCGAATCCAAAATATTTTGATAGCAAGAATTTTTCTGTTAGCCGTTTACGCCACTTATTGCGTGCCAAAGCCGTGCTTTGTTCAGGCTTAGAGATTAAATTTGTCGATAAAGTGAATAACACCGAAGATGTGTGGTGTTATCAAGATGGTTTATCCGATTACTTAACCGAAGCGGTGAATGGTTTTGAAACCTTGCCTGAAAAACCATTTGTCGGTGAATTTAAAGGCTCCACCGAAGCGGTAAGCTGGGCATTGTTATGGTTACCTGAAGGTGGCGAGCTTATTGCTGAAAGCTATGTAAACTTGATTCCAACAGTCCAAGGCGGAACACACGTAAATGGTCTTCGCCAAGGCTTGCTCAATGCCATGACCGAATATTGCGAATTCCGCAATAAATTACCACGAGGGGTGAAATTAACAGCAGATGACATTTGGGATCGCTGTGCTTATATTCTTTCACTCAAAATGCAAGATGCTCAATTTGCTGGCCAAACAAAAGAACGCTTATCTTCCCGTCAAAGTGCGGTCTTTGTTGCGGGTGTTTTAAAAGATGCCTTCAGTTTATGGTTGAATCAAAACGTACAAGATGCGGATCGCTTAGCTGAAATGGCGATCAGTTCTGCACAACGTCGTCTGAATGCAGCCAAAAAAGTCGTGCGTAAAAAATTAGTGAGTGGTCCTGCTCTACCGGGTAAATTAGCCGATTGTGCATCACAAAATTTAGAAAAAACCGAATTATTCTTAGTAGAGGGTGACTCTGCGGGCGGCTCGGCCAAACAGGCGCGTGACCGTGAATATCAAGCGATCCTACCGTTACGCGGAAAAATCTTAAATACTTGGGAAGTCGCCAGTGATCAAGTGCTTGGCTCAACGGAAATTCATGATATTGCTGTGGCGCTTGGTATCGACCCTGATAATGAAGACTTATCTCAACTTCGTTACGGGAAAGTTTGTATTTTAGCCGATGCGGACTCTGATGGTTTGCACATCGCCACCCTACTCTGTGCCCTCTTTTTACGCCATTTCCCGAAATTGGTACAAGATGGACACGTTTATGTGGCAATGCCACCACTCTATCGTATCGACTTAGGCAAAGAAGTGTTTTATGCCCTCGATGAAAGCGAAAAAGAAGCCATTTTAGAACGCTTAAAAGGTAAAAAAGGTACCTTAAACGTACAACGTTTCAAAGGTTTGGGTGAAATGGATCCGTCACAATTACGTGAAACTACCATGGATCCGAATACACGCCGTTTAGTTCAATTAACCTATGAGCTAGGCGAAGATCAAGGGGCAGAAACATTAGAATTAATGGATATGTTACTCGCTAAAAAACGAGCGGAAGATCGCAAAAATTGGTTGCAAACTAATGGCGACCAAGTGGATTTAGCCGTTTAA
- the ribA gene encoding GTP cyclohydrolase II: MSKIQLVAQANLPTEYGIFKMVGFEFPDTKKEHVALVMGDISNQDEPVLARIHSECLTGDALHSLKCDCGFQLAAALRQISEAGRGVLIYHREEGRGIGLINKIRAYSLQDQGMDTIEANLALGFKADERNFNVCADMFELLGVKQVRLMTNNPQKVETMKKAGINIVERVPLNVGENRYNTKYLDTKAKKMGHYIVHNNEEHLMTCPHCQEEVI, from the coding sequence ATGTCGAAAATCCAACTGGTTGCTCAAGCCAATTTGCCTACCGAATATGGCATATTTAAAATGGTCGGATTTGAATTTCCCGATACAAAAAAAGAACATGTCGCTTTAGTGATGGGTGATATTTCAAACCAAGATGAACCTGTGCTCGCCCGCATTCATTCTGAATGCTTAACGGGTGATGCATTACACAGTTTAAAATGCGATTGTGGTTTCCAACTAGCAGCCGCATTACGTCAAATTAGCGAAGCGGGTCGTGGTGTTTTAATCTATCATCGTGAAGAAGGCCGTGGCATTGGTCTAATTAATAAAATTCGTGCTTATTCATTACAAGATCAAGGCATGGATACCATTGAAGCCAATCTTGCATTAGGTTTTAAAGCCGATGAGCGTAACTTTAATGTGTGTGCCGATATGTTTGAATTATTAGGTGTGAAACAAGTTCGCTTGATGACAAACAACCCGCAAAAAGTAGAAACGATGAAAAAAGCGGGCATTAATATTGTAGAACGCGTGCCATTAAATGTGGGTGAAAATCGTTACAATACGAAATATCTTGATACCAAAGCAAAAAAAATGGGTCATTATATTGTGCATAATAATGAAGAGCATTTAATGACTTGCCCACATTGCCAAGAAGAAGTGATTTAA
- a CDS encoding alanine/glycine:cation symporter family protein: MLTEFGNWIEQGLTWVVEHLDEPLWNITIVILLGVGLFFTITTGLVQLRLFPASIREMWFGRAAEGNSLTPFQAFATGLASRVGVGNISGVATAIALGGEGAVFWMWVTAFIGMSSAFAESTLAQVFKIQDKDGSFRGGPAYYITQGLKSRCLAVAFAISLIFTFGFAFNSVQANSIVEATKNAWDWQGEYVGMVLVVLTAAIIFGGVKRIATISSSVVPMMALFYLIMAVIILGMHIDMIPTVIANIYKSAFTFQSAAGGMFGALVSKAMMMGIKRGLFSNEAGMGSAPNAAAAAHVKHPVSQGLVQMLGVFVDTMIVCTCTAVIILLSDNYGGETLKSISLTQNALRYHVGDFGVHFLAFILLLFAYSSIIGNYAYAESNIRFIKNKPWFVWSFRLAVLFFVYFGSVKSGNVVWNFADTVMAVMAIINLVAIVLLSPIVWKLMKDYQRQLKAGKEPEFKIDLYPEIKKRVLEHRIWK, translated from the coding sequence ATGTTGACAGAATTTGGGAACTGGATTGAGCAAGGTTTAACATGGGTTGTTGAACATTTAGATGAGCCATTATGGAATATAACGATTGTTATTTTATTAGGTGTAGGTCTATTTTTTACAATTACTACAGGCTTAGTACAGTTACGTCTTTTCCCTGCAAGTATACGTGAAATGTGGTTTGGTCGCGCGGCAGAGGGTAATTCTCTAACGCCATTCCAAGCTTTTGCAACTGGGCTTGCAAGTCGAGTTGGTGTCGGTAATATCAGCGGTGTAGCAACAGCCATTGCACTTGGTGGTGAAGGTGCCGTATTTTGGATGTGGGTAACGGCATTTATTGGCATGTCGAGTGCTTTTGCGGAATCGACTTTAGCACAGGTATTCAAAATTCAAGATAAAGATGGCTCTTTCCGTGGTGGCCCCGCTTACTATATTACACAAGGTTTAAAATCACGTTGCTTAGCGGTAGCATTTGCTATTTCACTCATTTTTACTTTTGGTTTTGCATTTAATTCAGTACAAGCAAACTCAATCGTAGAAGCGACTAAAAATGCTTGGGATTGGCAAGGTGAATATGTTGGTATGGTTTTAGTGGTACTAACTGCCGCAATTATTTTTGGTGGCGTGAAACGTATTGCGACCATTTCTAGTAGCGTAGTACCGATGATGGCACTCTTTTATCTAATTATGGCGGTAATTATCTTAGGCATGCATATTGATATGATCCCAACGGTAATCGCCAATATTTACAAAAGTGCCTTTACTTTCCAATCTGCAGCTGGTGGTATGTTTGGTGCTTTAGTGTCTAAAGCCATGATGATGGGGATCAAGCGAGGATTATTCTCTAATGAAGCGGGGATGGGTTCTGCACCAAATGCTGCGGCTGCAGCTCATGTAAAACATCCAGTTAGTCAAGGTTTAGTCCAAATGCTAGGTGTATTTGTAGATACCATGATCGTCTGTACTTGTACGGCAGTGATTATTTTACTTTCCGATAACTATGGCGGTGAAACACTGAAAAGCATTTCCTTAACGCAAAATGCATTGCGATATCATGTTGGCGACTTTGGTGTGCATTTCTTGGCTTTCATTTTATTGCTTTTTGCTTATTCCTCTATTATCGGTAACTATGCTTATGCGGAAAGTAATATTCGTTTTATAAAAAATAAACCGTGGTTTGTGTGGTCGTTCCGTTTGGCTGTCTTATTCTTTGTTTATTTTGGCTCAGTAAAATCGGGCAATGTGGTATGGAATTTTGCAGATACCGTGATGGCAGTGATGGCTATTATCAACTTAGTCGCGATTGTTTTACTTTCCCCGATTGTGTGGAAGTTAATGAAAGACTATCAACGTCAATTAAAAGCAGGAAAAGAGCCTGAATTTAAAATTGACCTCTATCCTGAAATTAAAAAACGAGTATTAGAGCATCGAATTTGGAAATAA